In Vigna unguiculata cultivar IT97K-499-35 chromosome 3, ASM411807v1, whole genome shotgun sequence, a single genomic region encodes these proteins:
- the LOC114178677 gene encoding sister chromatid cohesion protein PDS5 homolog A-like isoform X1 produces the protein MAQKPHLQLKELGSKLETLPSSKDAIVKLLKQATPCLAELDQSPSTSTLESMKPFFNAIVKPELLKHQDRDVKLLVATCVCEITRITAPEAPYSDDILKDIFHLFVGTFRGLSDTNGASFGRRVVILETLAKYRSCVVMLDLECNDLVNEMFSIFFAVARDDHPESVLSSMQTIMVVLLEESEDVREDLLSILLSKLGREKKAVNMAARRLAMNVIQQCVGKLEPSIKQFLLSLMSGDSKPVNNQVEYHGVIYDLYCCAPQILSGVLPYVTGELLSDQLETRLKAMNLVGDIISLPGSSISEAFQPIFSEFLKRLTDRVVDVRMSVLEHVKKCLLLNPFRAEAPLIISALCERLLDFDENVRKQVVAVICDVTCHALNAVPLETVKLVSERLRDKSLLVKKYTMERLAEVYRVVCEKSSDTVNPNEYNWIPGRILRCFYDKDFRSDIIESVLCGSLFPVEFSVSVIAKHWIGVFSGFDRVEVKALEKILEQKQRLQQEMQKYLSLRQLSQDKDIPEVQKKILFCFRVMSRSFADPVKAEESFLILDQLKDANIWKILTNLVDPNTSLHQARAHRDDLLKILGEKHRLYEFLNTFSVKCSYLLFNKEHVKTILLETTAQKSAENAQHTQSCMNILVIIARFSPLLLRGSEEELVNLLKDNDDTIKEGVLNAVAKAGATIREQLAVTSSSVDLILEKLCLEGSRRQAKYAVHALAAITKDDGLKSLSVLYKKLVDMLEDKTHLPAVLQSLGCIAQTAMSVYVTREKEIEEFILKKILKSDSQEDNPKTSWDGESDLCKLKIYGIKTFVKSYLPVKDAHVRPDIDRILDILRNILLYGEVSKDLKSSSVDKAHLKLASAKAVLRLSRLWDHKIPVDLFHLTLRVSEDSFPQVRKILLGKIHHYIKDRLLDAKYACAFLLNIFGSKPNKFAEDKQNLADIIQMHHQLKARQLSSQSDANSLATYPEYILPYLVHTLAHNSCPDVDDCKEFGAYDDIYRQFHLILSMLLQRDEDVKSEVTTDKEKEIISTITCIFLSIKHSEDVVDTSKSKNSHALCDLGLTITRRLVQKDVDLLGLSHLVSLPPMLYKASEKEGDDTGVTEVKSWLADENALAHFESLELDMVHSQSAENEASKDDEKDGNEMPLRKMLKHIKSKGTSGKKGKRNKSVPAETKKAESDFDTVNMARQINGDNLGTSSNVEASNGHGHSLSKKALKDLDSAAGKKRQAKETTPVPVPKRRRSSSTHGKLTLSTSISKTSRRVSGEESPQPKLLLDEEVNPDADGKAIQKKMVKGSEKDLLLSSLKQKVNVSDGYHNDELNKPDEHDMMSLDRVQLSDKTVSNINKSSTGSTKKGKRKSIAGMAKCTTKGGEIDIEDLIGCKIKVWWPMDKKFYGGTIKSYDPLKRKHVILYEDGDVEILRLEKERWELVDKGRKSTKKIKLSSLEASGQKHKGSSGSSRKKAKKIINGNQPSSKPVNRASKNNLHHEDAKETSEMSNPKETAAPKANEMYSGDSEEELTGGFEEITRKEKSIKGTKSGSRGKRLRKEKNFRYTEESNEERQDYNEMVSEDRESVPQDSSEERELDKSNGALRENINGEELDSERREDDSDAGSSPREMARSHIEPSKSRYDDEHDTKAEISDDVPLSKWKRRMGKKSSRKEQ, from the exons ATGGCTCAGAAGCCTCACCTGCAACTCAAGGAGCTGGGATCCAAGCTCGAGACTCTTCCTTCCTCCAAAGACGCTATCGTCAAGCTCTTGAAG CAAGCAACCCCATGTCTTGCTGAATTGGACCAGTCACCTTCAACGTCAACATTGGAGTCAATGAAGCCTTTTTTTAATGCAATTGTTAAGCCAGAACTGCTGAAGCACCAAGATAGGGATGTCAAGCTTCTAGTTGCAACATGTGTTTGTGAGATAACTCGGATCACTGCACCTGAAGCTCCCTACAGTGATGACATTCTAAAG GATATCTTCCACTTGTTTGTGGGTACTTTTAGAGGTCTAAGTGATACCAACGGTGCGTCCTTTGGCCGGAGAGTTGTTATATTGGAGACTCTCGCCAAATATAGAtcatgtgttgtgatgttggaTCTTGAATGCAATGATCTGGTGAATGAAATGTTCAGTATTTTCTTTGCAGTTGCCAG AGATGATCATCCAGAAAGTGTTCTGTCTTCTATGCAAACTATAATGGTGGTTCTCTTAGAAGAGAGTGAGGATGTGCGTGAAGATCTTTTATCTATTCTGCTGTCTAAATTAGGCCGTGAAAAAAAA GCTGTTAATATGGCTGCAAGGAGGCTTGCTATGAATGTCATACAGCAATGTGTAGGAAAACTTGAACCCAGCATTAAACAATTTTTGCTATCACTAATGTCTGGAGATAGCAAGCCGGTGAACAATCAAGTGGAATACCATGGAGTTATCTATGATCTATATTGCTGTGCTCCTCAGATCTTGTCTGGAGTTCTCCCCTATGTGACTGGAGAGCTACTG TCTGACCAGCTGGAAACCCGTTTGAAAGCTATGAACTTGGTTGGCGACATAATTTCTCTTCCTGGATCTTCCATTTCTGAAGCATTTCAGCCCATATTTTCAGAATTTTTGAAGAGGTTGACTGATAGAGTTGTTGATGTCCGCATGTCTGTCCTTGAGCATGTAAAGAAATGTCTGCTGTTGAATCCTTTCAGAGCTGAAGCTCCTCTAATAATAT CTGCCCTTTGTGAACGGCTGCTGGACTTTGATGAAAATGTTCGAAAACAAGTTGTGGCTGTTATCTGTGATGTGACATGTCATGCCCTAAATGCGGTTCCACTTGAAACTGTGAAACTTGTTTCAGAACGGCTCCGTGATAAATCT CTACTTGTTAAAAAGTATACAATGGAAAGATTAGCTGAAGTGTATAGAGTTGTTTGTGAAAAGAGCAGTGATACTGTCAATCCTAATGAATACAACTGGATTCCTGGGAGGATTCTTAGATGTTTCTATGACAAAGATTTCCG ATCTGATATAATTGAGTCTGTTCTGTGTGGATCACTGTTTCCTGTAGAATTTTCAGTCAGTGTTATTGCTAAACATTGGATTGGAGTTTTCTCTGGATTTGATAGAGTGGAGGTAAAAGCTCTTGAGAAAATACTGGAGCAGAAACAACG GTTACAGCAAGAGATGCAGAAGTATCTGTCTTTGAGGCAGTTGAGTCAG GATAAAGATATTCCCGAGGTGCAAAAGAAGATTCTTTTCTGTTTCAGAGTAATGTCTCGTTCGTTTGCTGACCCTGTAAAAGCTGAAGAGAGTTTCCTAATTCTGGATCAATTAAAAGATGCTAATATCTGGAAGATTTTGACAAATCTTGTTGATCCAAATACTAGCCTCCATCAAGCTCGTGCCCACCGG GATGATTTGCTTAAAATACTTGGAGAAAAACATCGACTCTATGAGTTTTTGAATACCTTCTCTGTGAAATGCTCTTATTTGCTTTTTAACAAGGAGCATGTAAAAACAATTCTCCTAGAAACAACAGCTCaaaaatctgcagaaaatgctCAGCATACACAATCTTGCATGAATATATTGGTG ATAATTGCTCGCTTCAGTCCATTGCTCCTTCGTGGAAGTGAGGAGGAGCTGGTGAATTTACTGAAAGATAATGATGATACAATCAAGGAAGGTGTTCTAAATGCTGTGGCTAAGGCTGGTGCTACTATTCGTGAACAACTTGCAGTCACATCAAG TTCTGTAGATCTTATATTGGAGAAACTATGTTTAGAAGGCAGTCGGAGGCAGGCAAAGTATGCTGTCCATGCACTGGCTGCAATTACAAAGGATGATGGCCTGAAGTCTCTCTCTGTTCTATACAAG AAACTTGTAGATATGCTGGAAGATAAAACACATCTGCCTGCAGTACTTCAGTCTCTGGGGTGTATTGCACAGACAGCAATGTCTGTCTATGTAACCAGagagaaggaaattgaagaatttATACTAAAGAAGATTCTGAAAAGTGATAGT CAAGAAGATAACCCGAAAACATCTTGGGATGGTGAAAGCGATCTTTGTAAGCTGAAG ATATATGGCATTAAAACATTTGTAAAGAGCTACTTGCCAGTCAAAGATGCTCATGTTCGTCCAGATATTGACAGGATTCTTGATATACTCAGGAATATTTTACTATATGGTGAAGTATCAAAGGATCTAAAATCAAG TTCAGTTGATAAGGCCCATTTGAAGCTAGCTTCTGCAAAAGCAGTTCTTCGGTTGtcaagactttgggatcacaaGATACCTGTTGATCTTTTCCACTTAACTTTAAGGGTGTCCGAG GATAGTTTCCCTCAAGTTAGGAAGATACTATTGGGTAAAATTCACCATTATATCAAAGACCGCCTTTTGGATGCCAAATATGCATGTGCTTTCTTATTGAACATATTTGGATCCAAACCAAACAAGTTTGCAGAG GATAAACAGAACCTGGCCGACATTATTCAAATGCACCACCAGTTGAAGGCACGACAACTTTCTTCACAATCAGATGCAAATTCCTTGGCCACTTACCCTGAGTACATTCTTCCGTACCTAGTTCATACACTTGCTCACAATTCATGTCCTGATGTTGATGATTGCAAGGAGTTTGGAGCATATGATGATATATACCG GCAGTTTCACTTAATACTTTCGATGCTACTGCAAAGAGATGAAGATGTCAAGTCAGAAGTAACTACTGACAAAGAGAAGGAAATTATATCTACTATCACTTGTATCTTTCTGAGTATCAAGCATTCTGAAGATGTAGTTGACACATCAAAGTCAAAG AATTCTCATGCATTATGTGACCTCGGTTTAACAATAACCAGACGCTTAGTGCAGAAGGATGTTGATTTGCTAGGATTGTCACATTTGGTTTCTCTACCTCCAATGCTATACAAAGCATCCGAGAAGGAAGGAGATGACACTGGG GTAACTGAAGTTAAAAGCTGGTTGGCTGATGAAAATGCCTTGGCTCACTTTGAATCTCTTGAACTAGATATG GTTCATTCCCAATCAGCGGAGAATGAAGCTTCAAAGGATGATGAAAAGGACGGAAATGAGATGCCTCTGCGAAAGATGTTAAAGCACATAAAATCCAAGGGAACCAGTGGCAAAAAGGGGAAAAGGAATAAGTCTGTGCCAGCTGAAACAAAAAAGGCAGAAAGTGATTTTGACACTGTAAATATGGCCAGACAAATTAATGGGGATAACTTAGGGACCTCTTCTAATGTGGAAGCAAGTAATGGCCACGGACATTCTTTGAGTAAGAAGGCCCTGAAGGATCTAGATTCTGCAGCAGGTAAAAAAAGACAAGCTAAAGAAACAACACCTGTTCCAGTGCCAAAACGTAGGCGGTCTTCATCTACTCATGGAAAATTGACATTATCAACTAGTATATCAAAGACATCCCGAAGAGTTTCAGGAGAAGAATCCCCTCAACCCAAACTTTTACTGGATGAAGAAGTTAACCCTGATGCAGATGGCAAAGCTATCCAGAAAAAAATGGTCAAAGGCAGTGAAAAAGATTTGTTATTATCCTCATTAAAACAAAAGGTTAACGTTTCTGATGGCTATCATAATGATGAGTTGAACAAACCTGATGAGCATGACATGATG AGTCTTGATCGTGTACAACTAAGTGATAAGACTGTTAGTAACATTAACAAGTCTTCCACGGGGTCCACTAAAAAggggaaaagaaaaagtattgcAGGAATGGCTAAG TGCACAACAAAGGGAGGTGAAATTGATATCGAAGATCTAATCGGTTGCAAAATTAAAGTTTGGTGGCCTATGGATAAGAA ATTTTATGGAGGCACCATTAAGTCCTATGATCCTTTGAAAAGGAAGCATGTG ATATTATATGAAGATGGAGATGTAGAAATACTCCGATTGGAAAAGGAGCGCTGGGAGCTTGTTGACAAGGGCCGCAAATCTACTAAG AAGATAAAGCTCTCCTCACTTGAAGC TTCTGGGCAAAAGCACAAAGGTTCAAGTGGCTCATCACGTAAAAAAGCGAAAAAAAT AATCAACGGTAATCAGCCTTCTAGCAAACCTGTAAACCGTGcatcaaaaaataatttgcatCATGAGGATGCCAAAGAGACTTCGGAGATGTCAAATCCTAAAGAAACGGCAGCCCCTAAAGCCAATGAAATGTACTCAG GTGATTCAGAAGAGGAATTGACTGGAGGGTTTGAGGAAATCACGAGAAAGGAGAAGTCTATCAAAGGTACAAAATCAGGTTCCAGAGGAAAAAGGCTACGGAAAGAGAAGAATTTTCGCTATACCGAAGAATCGAATGAAGAGAGGCAGGATTATAATGAGATGGTTTCTGAAGATAGAGAGAGTGTCCCACAAGATAGTTCCGAAGAGAGAGAATTGGATAAATCAAATGGAGCCTTGAGGGAAAATATTAATGGAGAAGAATTAGATTCTGAAAGGCGTGAAGATGATAGCGATGCTGGAAGTAGTCCTAGAGAAATGGCTAGATCACATATAGAGCCTTCAAAGAGTCGTTATGATGATGAGCATGACACAAAAGCAGAGATTTCTGATGACGTGCCTCTG AGTAAATGGAAGCGTAGGATGGGTAAGAAAAGCTCGAGGAAAGAACAATGA
- the LOC114178677 gene encoding sister chromatid cohesion protein PDS5 homolog A-like isoform X3, giving the protein MAQKPHLQLKELGSKLETLPSSKDAIVKLLKQATPCLAELDQSPSTSTLESMKPFFNAIVKPELLKHQDRDVKLLVATCVCEITRITAPEAPYSDDILKDIFHLFVGTFRGLSDTNGASFGRRVVILETLAKYRSCVVMLDLECNDLVNEMFSIFFAVARDDHPESVLSSMQTIMVVLLEESEDVREDLLSILLSKLGREKKAVNMAARRLAMNVIQQCVGKLEPSIKQFLLSLMSGDSKPVNNQVEYHGVIYDLYCCAPQILSGVLPYVTGELLSDQLETRLKAMNLVGDIISLPGSSISEAFQPIFSEFLKRLTDRVVDVRMSVLEHVKKCLLLNPFRAEAPLIISALCERLLDFDENVRKQVVAVICDVTCHALNAVPLETVKLVSERLRDKSLLVKKYTMERLAEVYRVVCEKSSDTVNPNEYNWIPGRILRCFYDKDFRSDIIESVLCGSLFPVEFSVSVIAKHWIGVFSGFDRVEVKALEKILEQKQRLQQEMQKYLSLRQLSQDKDIPEVQKKILFCFRVMSRSFADPVKAEESFLILDQLKDANIWKILTNLVDPNTSLHQARAHRDDLLKILGEKHRLYEFLNTFSVKCSYLLFNKEHVKTILLETTAQKSAENAQHTQSCMNILVIIARFSPLLLRGSEEELVNLLKDNDDTIKEGVLNAVAKAGATIREQLAVTSSSVDLILEKLCLEGSRRQAKYAVHALAAITKDDGLKSLSVLYKKLVDMLEDKTHLPAVLQSLGCIAQTAMSVYVTREKEIEEFILKKILKSDSQEDNPKTSWDGESDLCKLKIYGIKTFVKSYLPVKDAHVRPDIDRILDILRNILLYGEVSKDLKSSSVDKAHLKLASAKAVLRLSRLWDHKIPVDLFHLTLRVSEDSFPQVRKILLGKIHHYIKDRLLDAKYACAFLLNIFGSKPNKFAEDKQNLADIIQMHHQLKARQLSSQSDANSLATYPEYILPYLVHTLAHNSCPDVDDCKEFGAYDDIYRQFHLILSMLLQRDEDVKSEVTTDKEKEIISTITCIFLSIKHSEDVVDTSKSKNSHALCDLGLTITRRLVQKDVDLLGLSHLVSLPPMLYKASEKEGDDTGVTEVKSWLADENALAHFESLELDMVHSQSAENEASKDDEKDGNEMPLRKMLKHIKSKGTSGKKGKRNKSVPAETKKAESDFDTVNMARQINGDNLGTSSNVEASNGHGHSLSKKALKDLDSAAGKKRQAKETTPVPVPKRRRSSSTHGKLTLSTSISKTSRRVSGEESPQPKLLLDEEVNPDADGKAIQKKMVKGSEKDLLLSSLKQKVNVSDGYHNDELNKPDEHDMMSLDRVQLSDKTVSNINKSSTGSTKKGKRKSIAGMAKCTTKGGEIDIEDLIGCKIKVWWPMDKKFYGGTIKSYDPLKRKHVILYEDGDVEILRLEKERWELVDKGRKSTKKIKLSSLEASGQKHKGSSGSSRKKAKKIINGNQPSSKPVNRASKNNLHHEDAKETSEMSNPKETAAPKANEMYSEEELTGGFEEITRKEKSIKGTKSGSRGKRLRKEKNFRYTEESNEERQDYNEMVSEDRESVPQDSSEERELDKSNGALRENINGEELDSERREDDSDAGSSPREMARSHIEPSKSRYDDEHDTKAEISDDVPLSKWKRRMGKKSSRKEQ; this is encoded by the exons ATGGCTCAGAAGCCTCACCTGCAACTCAAGGAGCTGGGATCCAAGCTCGAGACTCTTCCTTCCTCCAAAGACGCTATCGTCAAGCTCTTGAAG CAAGCAACCCCATGTCTTGCTGAATTGGACCAGTCACCTTCAACGTCAACATTGGAGTCAATGAAGCCTTTTTTTAATGCAATTGTTAAGCCAGAACTGCTGAAGCACCAAGATAGGGATGTCAAGCTTCTAGTTGCAACATGTGTTTGTGAGATAACTCGGATCACTGCACCTGAAGCTCCCTACAGTGATGACATTCTAAAG GATATCTTCCACTTGTTTGTGGGTACTTTTAGAGGTCTAAGTGATACCAACGGTGCGTCCTTTGGCCGGAGAGTTGTTATATTGGAGACTCTCGCCAAATATAGAtcatgtgttgtgatgttggaTCTTGAATGCAATGATCTGGTGAATGAAATGTTCAGTATTTTCTTTGCAGTTGCCAG AGATGATCATCCAGAAAGTGTTCTGTCTTCTATGCAAACTATAATGGTGGTTCTCTTAGAAGAGAGTGAGGATGTGCGTGAAGATCTTTTATCTATTCTGCTGTCTAAATTAGGCCGTGAAAAAAAA GCTGTTAATATGGCTGCAAGGAGGCTTGCTATGAATGTCATACAGCAATGTGTAGGAAAACTTGAACCCAGCATTAAACAATTTTTGCTATCACTAATGTCTGGAGATAGCAAGCCGGTGAACAATCAAGTGGAATACCATGGAGTTATCTATGATCTATATTGCTGTGCTCCTCAGATCTTGTCTGGAGTTCTCCCCTATGTGACTGGAGAGCTACTG TCTGACCAGCTGGAAACCCGTTTGAAAGCTATGAACTTGGTTGGCGACATAATTTCTCTTCCTGGATCTTCCATTTCTGAAGCATTTCAGCCCATATTTTCAGAATTTTTGAAGAGGTTGACTGATAGAGTTGTTGATGTCCGCATGTCTGTCCTTGAGCATGTAAAGAAATGTCTGCTGTTGAATCCTTTCAGAGCTGAAGCTCCTCTAATAATAT CTGCCCTTTGTGAACGGCTGCTGGACTTTGATGAAAATGTTCGAAAACAAGTTGTGGCTGTTATCTGTGATGTGACATGTCATGCCCTAAATGCGGTTCCACTTGAAACTGTGAAACTTGTTTCAGAACGGCTCCGTGATAAATCT CTACTTGTTAAAAAGTATACAATGGAAAGATTAGCTGAAGTGTATAGAGTTGTTTGTGAAAAGAGCAGTGATACTGTCAATCCTAATGAATACAACTGGATTCCTGGGAGGATTCTTAGATGTTTCTATGACAAAGATTTCCG ATCTGATATAATTGAGTCTGTTCTGTGTGGATCACTGTTTCCTGTAGAATTTTCAGTCAGTGTTATTGCTAAACATTGGATTGGAGTTTTCTCTGGATTTGATAGAGTGGAGGTAAAAGCTCTTGAGAAAATACTGGAGCAGAAACAACG GTTACAGCAAGAGATGCAGAAGTATCTGTCTTTGAGGCAGTTGAGTCAG GATAAAGATATTCCCGAGGTGCAAAAGAAGATTCTTTTCTGTTTCAGAGTAATGTCTCGTTCGTTTGCTGACCCTGTAAAAGCTGAAGAGAGTTTCCTAATTCTGGATCAATTAAAAGATGCTAATATCTGGAAGATTTTGACAAATCTTGTTGATCCAAATACTAGCCTCCATCAAGCTCGTGCCCACCGG GATGATTTGCTTAAAATACTTGGAGAAAAACATCGACTCTATGAGTTTTTGAATACCTTCTCTGTGAAATGCTCTTATTTGCTTTTTAACAAGGAGCATGTAAAAACAATTCTCCTAGAAACAACAGCTCaaaaatctgcagaaaatgctCAGCATACACAATCTTGCATGAATATATTGGTG ATAATTGCTCGCTTCAGTCCATTGCTCCTTCGTGGAAGTGAGGAGGAGCTGGTGAATTTACTGAAAGATAATGATGATACAATCAAGGAAGGTGTTCTAAATGCTGTGGCTAAGGCTGGTGCTACTATTCGTGAACAACTTGCAGTCACATCAAG TTCTGTAGATCTTATATTGGAGAAACTATGTTTAGAAGGCAGTCGGAGGCAGGCAAAGTATGCTGTCCATGCACTGGCTGCAATTACAAAGGATGATGGCCTGAAGTCTCTCTCTGTTCTATACAAG AAACTTGTAGATATGCTGGAAGATAAAACACATCTGCCTGCAGTACTTCAGTCTCTGGGGTGTATTGCACAGACAGCAATGTCTGTCTATGTAACCAGagagaaggaaattgaagaatttATACTAAAGAAGATTCTGAAAAGTGATAGT CAAGAAGATAACCCGAAAACATCTTGGGATGGTGAAAGCGATCTTTGTAAGCTGAAG ATATATGGCATTAAAACATTTGTAAAGAGCTACTTGCCAGTCAAAGATGCTCATGTTCGTCCAGATATTGACAGGATTCTTGATATACTCAGGAATATTTTACTATATGGTGAAGTATCAAAGGATCTAAAATCAAG TTCAGTTGATAAGGCCCATTTGAAGCTAGCTTCTGCAAAAGCAGTTCTTCGGTTGtcaagactttgggatcacaaGATACCTGTTGATCTTTTCCACTTAACTTTAAGGGTGTCCGAG GATAGTTTCCCTCAAGTTAGGAAGATACTATTGGGTAAAATTCACCATTATATCAAAGACCGCCTTTTGGATGCCAAATATGCATGTGCTTTCTTATTGAACATATTTGGATCCAAACCAAACAAGTTTGCAGAG GATAAACAGAACCTGGCCGACATTATTCAAATGCACCACCAGTTGAAGGCACGACAACTTTCTTCACAATCAGATGCAAATTCCTTGGCCACTTACCCTGAGTACATTCTTCCGTACCTAGTTCATACACTTGCTCACAATTCATGTCCTGATGTTGATGATTGCAAGGAGTTTGGAGCATATGATGATATATACCG GCAGTTTCACTTAATACTTTCGATGCTACTGCAAAGAGATGAAGATGTCAAGTCAGAAGTAACTACTGACAAAGAGAAGGAAATTATATCTACTATCACTTGTATCTTTCTGAGTATCAAGCATTCTGAAGATGTAGTTGACACATCAAAGTCAAAG AATTCTCATGCATTATGTGACCTCGGTTTAACAATAACCAGACGCTTAGTGCAGAAGGATGTTGATTTGCTAGGATTGTCACATTTGGTTTCTCTACCTCCAATGCTATACAAAGCATCCGAGAAGGAAGGAGATGACACTGGG GTAACTGAAGTTAAAAGCTGGTTGGCTGATGAAAATGCCTTGGCTCACTTTGAATCTCTTGAACTAGATATG GTTCATTCCCAATCAGCGGAGAATGAAGCTTCAAAGGATGATGAAAAGGACGGAAATGAGATGCCTCTGCGAAAGATGTTAAAGCACATAAAATCCAAGGGAACCAGTGGCAAAAAGGGGAAAAGGAATAAGTCTGTGCCAGCTGAAACAAAAAAGGCAGAAAGTGATTTTGACACTGTAAATATGGCCAGACAAATTAATGGGGATAACTTAGGGACCTCTTCTAATGTGGAAGCAAGTAATGGCCACGGACATTCTTTGAGTAAGAAGGCCCTGAAGGATCTAGATTCTGCAGCAGGTAAAAAAAGACAAGCTAAAGAAACAACACCTGTTCCAGTGCCAAAACGTAGGCGGTCTTCATCTACTCATGGAAAATTGACATTATCAACTAGTATATCAAAGACATCCCGAAGAGTTTCAGGAGAAGAATCCCCTCAACCCAAACTTTTACTGGATGAAGAAGTTAACCCTGATGCAGATGGCAAAGCTATCCAGAAAAAAATGGTCAAAGGCAGTGAAAAAGATTTGTTATTATCCTCATTAAAACAAAAGGTTAACGTTTCTGATGGCTATCATAATGATGAGTTGAACAAACCTGATGAGCATGACATGATG AGTCTTGATCGTGTACAACTAAGTGATAAGACTGTTAGTAACATTAACAAGTCTTCCACGGGGTCCACTAAAAAggggaaaagaaaaagtattgcAGGAATGGCTAAG TGCACAACAAAGGGAGGTGAAATTGATATCGAAGATCTAATCGGTTGCAAAATTAAAGTTTGGTGGCCTATGGATAAGAA ATTTTATGGAGGCACCATTAAGTCCTATGATCCTTTGAAAAGGAAGCATGTG ATATTATATGAAGATGGAGATGTAGAAATACTCCGATTGGAAAAGGAGCGCTGGGAGCTTGTTGACAAGGGCCGCAAATCTACTAAG AAGATAAAGCTCTCCTCACTTGAAGC TTCTGGGCAAAAGCACAAAGGTTCAAGTGGCTCATCACGTAAAAAAGCGAAAAAAAT AATCAACGGTAATCAGCCTTCTAGCAAACCTGTAAACCGTGcatcaaaaaataatttgcatCATGAGGATGCCAAAGAGACTTCGGAGATGTCAAATCCTAAAGAAACGGCAGCCCCTAAAGCCAATGAAATGTACTCAG AAGAGGAATTGACTGGAGGGTTTGAGGAAATCACGAGAAAGGAGAAGTCTATCAAAGGTACAAAATCAGGTTCCAGAGGAAAAAGGCTACGGAAAGAGAAGAATTTTCGCTATACCGAAGAATCGAATGAAGAGAGGCAGGATTATAATGAGATGGTTTCTGAAGATAGAGAGAGTGTCCCACAAGATAGTTCCGAAGAGAGAGAATTGGATAAATCAAATGGAGCCTTGAGGGAAAATATTAATGGAGAAGAATTAGATTCTGAAAGGCGTGAAGATGATAGCGATGCTGGAAGTAGTCCTAGAGAAATGGCTAGATCACATATAGAGCCTTCAAAGAGTCGTTATGATGATGAGCATGACACAAAAGCAGAGATTTCTGATGACGTGCCTCTG AGTAAATGGAAGCGTAGGATGGGTAAGAAAAGCTCGAGGAAAGAACAATGA